The proteins below are encoded in one region of Lactuca sativa cultivar Salinas chromosome 3, Lsat_Salinas_v11, whole genome shotgun sequence:
- the LOC111917285 gene encoding LOW QUALITY PROTEIN: probable steroid-binding protein 3 (The sequence of the model RefSeq protein was modified relative to this genomic sequence to represent the inferred CDS: deleted 2 bases in 1 codon): protein MELTLDQLKQYDGTDPSNPIYIGVKGRIFDVSTAKSFYGPGGSYAMFAGKDASRALAKMSKNDEDVIGSLHGLTEKELGILDDWEKKFEAKYPIVGSLAA, encoded by the exons ATGGAGCTAAcactagatcagttgaagcagTACGATGGCACAGATCCATCAAACCCCATATACATCGGCGTGAAGGGTCGTATCTTTGATGTAAGCACCGCAAAGTCCTTCTATGGTCCTGGCGGCTCCTACGCAATGTTTGCCGGTAAAGATGCGAGCAGGGCCCTAGCCAAGATGAGCAAGAACGATGAGGATGTTATTGGATCTCTCCATGGGCTCACCGAAAAGGAGTTG GGAATTCTTGATGATTGGGAAAAGAAATTCGAAGCTAAGTACCCAATTGTTGGTTCTCTCGCTGCTTAA